A single window of Sandaracinaceae bacterium DNA harbors:
- the trxB gene encoding thioredoxin-disulfide reductase, with translation MIIIGSGPAGLTAAIYAARANLKPLCIEGQMMDGMIPGGQLMFTTDVENYPGFPEGVTGPDMMKKFRDQAERFGTELITADVDRVDLSERPYKVYVGDDEYVGHAIIIATGASARWLGLESEHALKNRGVSACATCDGYFFRDQEVTVVGGGDTAMEEALYLAGLCKKVTVIHRRDELRASKIMQERALKNPKIAFEWNTVVTKVLDVEKGEVTGIEVHNTQTDEKKVIPCTGMFVAIGHIPSTKVFRDWLDTDDNGYLVTKPDSTLTNREGVYACGDVQDHVFRQAVTAAGTGCMAAIEAERWLAENELTES, from the coding sequence GTGATCATCATCGGTTCCGGCCCCGCCGGGCTCACCGCCGCCATCTACGCCGCCCGCGCGAATCTCAAGCCGCTCTGCATCGAAGGGCAGATGATGGACGGGATGATCCCGGGCGGGCAGCTCATGTTCACCACCGACGTCGAGAACTACCCGGGCTTCCCGGAGGGCGTCACCGGGCCGGACATGATGAAGAAGTTCCGCGACCAGGCCGAGCGCTTCGGGACGGAGCTCATCACCGCCGACGTCGACCGGGTCGACCTCTCCGAGCGGCCGTACAAGGTCTACGTCGGCGACGACGAGTACGTCGGCCACGCGATCATCATCGCGACGGGCGCCTCGGCGCGCTGGCTCGGGCTCGAGAGCGAGCACGCGCTCAAGAACCGGGGCGTCAGCGCCTGCGCGACCTGCGACGGGTACTTCTTCCGGGACCAGGAGGTCACCGTCGTCGGCGGCGGCGACACCGCGATGGAAGAGGCGCTCTACCTCGCCGGGCTCTGCAAGAAGGTCACGGTGATCCACCGCCGCGACGAGCTGCGCGCGTCGAAGATCATGCAGGAGCGGGCCCTCAAGAACCCGAAGATCGCCTTCGAGTGGAACACCGTCGTGACGAAGGTGCTCGACGTCGAGAAGGGCGAGGTCACGGGGATCGAGGTGCACAACACCCAGACCGACGAGAAGAAGGTCATCCCGTGCACCGGCATGTTCGTCGCCATCGGCCACATCCCGAGCACGAAGGTCTTCCGCGACTGGCTCGACACCGACGACAACGGCTACCTGGTGACGAAGCCCGACTCGACGCTCACCAACCGCGAGGGCGTGTACGCCTGCGGTGACGTGCAGGACCACGTCTTCCGTCAGGCGGTCACCGCGGCCGGGACCGGCTGCATGGCCGCCATCGAGGCGGAGCGCTGGCTCGCCGAGAACGAGCTGACCGAGAGTTAG
- a CDS encoding LuxR C-terminal-related transcriptional regulator, with protein MLTQKQLEIVERLIEVDPIRNYPQRGAEQVANLIGANAFRLELDDDVHESEPAPNGPAAISLTLEGGNERLGTLHLYGMLSEDDKQLARWGGRILGKTLRCCQRLDDNNTQRTYEDVQAMLAKTPLTPRERDVVGRLLSGASTRQIAESTGLTVATVNTYLKRIFAKLGVHSRVELVARVTGTRGVVPPGPKAKSEGPQP; from the coding sequence TTGCTGACACAGAAGCAGCTAGAGATCGTGGAAAGACTCATCGAGGTCGATCCGATTCGCAACTATCCGCAAAGGGGAGCGGAGCAGGTCGCGAATCTGATTGGGGCGAACGCGTTTCGCCTGGAGCTCGATGACGACGTGCACGAAAGTGAGCCGGCGCCAAATGGGCCGGCGGCCATATCGTTGACGCTCGAAGGCGGGAACGAACGGCTGGGGACCCTCCATCTGTACGGGATGCTGTCCGAGGACGACAAGCAGCTCGCGAGATGGGGTGGACGGATCCTCGGCAAGACGTTGCGTTGCTGCCAGAGACTCGACGACAACAACACGCAGCGTACCTACGAGGACGTTCAAGCGATGCTCGCAAAGACACCGCTGACACCTCGGGAGCGCGACGTGGTGGGCCGCCTGCTATCGGGTGCGTCGACACGGCAGATCGCGGAGAGCACGGGTCTCACGGTGGCAACCGTGAACACGTACTTGAAGCGCATCTTCGCCAAGCTCGGAGTGCACAGTCGGGTGGAGCTCGTTGCCCGCGTCACCGGGACGCGGGGGGTGGTACCGCCTGGCCCAAAAGCGAAAAGCGAGGGACCTCAGCCGTGA
- a CDS encoding mechanosensitive ion channel family protein, translating into MPNDFFSGALRTIQENWLTWLTGLAIALIIVFLGWVLARLAASATRRAMHRTHAKSLAPMMSTLVKVAVLATTCVTALDQIGFDVTTVLAGAGVLGLAIGFGAQTLVKDCISGFFMVVENVLEEGDWVDVDGKFGKVTSVGLRLTQLRAFDGTLWHVPNGEVKIVGNLSKEWVRVVAKVGIAYEADLGKGLKVLQQLADEFREKHAELCYEDDPPVAQGVVSLDDSSVSLRLVARVRHGQSGDLWPLQRELFRAIKERFDAEEIEIPFPRRVVYHKTEEGDGVRVVTEAA; encoded by the coding sequence ATGCCGAACGACTTCTTCAGCGGCGCGCTCCGCACGATCCAGGAGAACTGGCTCACCTGGCTGACCGGCCTCGCGATCGCTCTGATCATCGTGTTCCTCGGGTGGGTGCTGGCCCGCCTGGCCGCGAGCGCGACCCGACGCGCGATGCATCGCACGCACGCCAAGTCCCTCGCCCCGATGATGAGCACCCTCGTCAAGGTCGCGGTGCTCGCGACCACCTGCGTCACCGCGCTCGACCAGATCGGCTTCGACGTGACGACCGTGCTCGCGGGCGCGGGCGTGCTTGGCCTGGCGATCGGCTTCGGCGCGCAGACCCTGGTCAAGGACTGCATCAGCGGCTTCTTCATGGTCGTGGAGAACGTGCTCGAGGAGGGCGACTGGGTCGACGTCGACGGAAAGTTCGGCAAGGTCACCTCGGTCGGCCTCCGGCTCACCCAGCTCCGCGCGTTCGACGGGACCCTCTGGCACGTGCCGAACGGCGAGGTGAAGATCGTGGGGAACCTCAGCAAGGAGTGGGTGCGCGTGGTGGCCAAGGTCGGCATCGCCTACGAGGCGGATCTGGGGAAGGGCCTGAAGGTGCTCCAGCAGCTCGCCGACGAGTTCCGCGAGAAGCACGCCGAGCTCTGCTACGAGGACGACCCGCCCGTGGCGCAAGGCGTGGTGAGCCTCGATGACTCCTCCGTCTCGCTGCGCCTCGTCGCGCGCGTGCGGCACGGCCAGAGCGGAGATCTCTGGCCCCTGCAGCGCGAGCTCTTCCGGGCGATCAAGGAGCGCTTCGACGCCGAGGAGATCGAGATCCCGTTCCCCCGCCGCGTCGTTTATCACAAGACCGAAGAGGGCGACGGCGTCCGCGTGGTCACGGAGGCGGCGTGA
- the moaC gene encoding cyclic pyranopterin monophosphate synthase MoaC, producing the protein MSDPLTDPLTHPLTHLDEQGRARMVDVQDKDVTAREAVASARVRMQPETLARLLGGETPKGDVLATARIAGIQAAKQTPSLIPLCHHIALTSVEVTFEPDADGERIHVRALARARDRTGVEMEAMTAASVAALTLYDMLKAIDRGMEIESVRLEEKKGGRSGHWVRG; encoded by the coding sequence GTGAGCGACCCCCTGACCGACCCCCTTACCCACCCCCTGACTCACCTGGACGAGCAGGGCCGGGCGCGCATGGTCGACGTCCAGGACAAGGACGTCACCGCGCGTGAGGCGGTCGCCAGCGCCCGCGTCCGCATGCAGCCCGAGACGCTCGCGCGGTTGCTCGGCGGAGAGACCCCGAAGGGCGACGTCCTCGCGACCGCGCGCATCGCGGGCATCCAGGCGGCGAAGCAGACCCCCTCGCTCATTCCTCTCTGTCATCACATCGCGTTGACGAGCGTCGAGGTGACGTTCGAGCCCGACGCAGACGGCGAGCGCATCCACGTCCGCGCCCTCGCCCGCGCTCGAGACCGCACCGGGGTCGAGATGGAGGCGATGACCGCGGCCAGCGTCGCGGCGCTGACCCTCTACGACATGCTGAAGGCCATCGACCGCGGCATGGAGATCGAGTCGGTCCGGCTGGAGGAGAAGAAGGGCGGCCGCTCCGGCCACTGGGTCCGAGGTTGA
- a CDS encoding phosphatidylserine/phosphatidylglycerophosphate/cardiolipin synthase family protein produces the protein MILGLTIAVVLLAVLSLALGYVLWSRSRIQRGVWARLDPQDTSRDGFARMVAHLSLGGLVEGNAVTLLENGAFWDALRESIATAERSVHFETFLWKAGELSASLVDAFCERARAGADVRLIVDGEGGKLMSDDERERLRAAGVDLRLYRPRRFAHLGSYNGRDHRKLAVIDGRLAFIGGHCVTDEWTGDAQDREHFRDMTIRLEGPVVNHVQAAFSENWTEVSGRLLAGEDHFPALDPAGEASVHLAYLGDARRVSAVKTLHVLAIESARESLLIMNPYFLPDDGAIEALGRATARGVRVRVMTPTLEATDNPLVVHAMMRELPRLLDAGLEVYGYDRTLLHQKVLSVDGCWSVVGSVNFDPRSFEINEEIAASVFDRALASKIEAAFDADVAHCVRYGLEHAEKRSVGSRLADHLAWGVRGQL, from the coding sequence GTGATCCTCGGCCTCACCATCGCTGTCGTCCTCCTCGCGGTCCTGAGCCTCGCGCTCGGGTACGTGCTGTGGTCGCGCTCGCGCATTCAACGCGGGGTCTGGGCGCGTCTCGATCCGCAGGACACGTCGCGCGACGGCTTCGCGCGCATGGTCGCGCACCTCTCGCTGGGCGGCCTGGTGGAGGGCAACGCGGTGACGCTCCTGGAGAACGGCGCCTTCTGGGACGCGCTCCGCGAGTCCATCGCGACCGCCGAGCGCTCGGTTCACTTCGAGACCTTCCTCTGGAAGGCGGGTGAGCTGAGCGCGTCTCTCGTCGACGCCTTCTGCGAGCGCGCTCGGGCCGGCGCCGACGTGCGCCTCATCGTCGACGGCGAGGGCGGCAAGCTGATGAGCGACGACGAACGCGAGCGGCTGCGCGCGGCCGGCGTGGATCTCCGGCTCTATCGCCCGCGCCGCTTCGCGCATCTCGGCAGCTACAACGGCCGCGATCACCGCAAGCTCGCGGTCATCGACGGTCGCCTCGCGTTCATCGGAGGCCACTGCGTCACCGACGAGTGGACGGGCGACGCGCAGGACCGCGAGCACTTCCGCGACATGACCATTCGTCTCGAGGGCCCGGTGGTCAATCACGTGCAGGCCGCGTTCTCCGAGAACTGGACCGAGGTCAGCGGTCGCCTCCTCGCCGGTGAAGACCACTTCCCCGCGCTCGATCCCGCGGGAGAGGCCAGCGTGCACCTCGCCTACCTGGGCGACGCGAGGCGCGTCTCGGCCGTCAAGACGCTCCACGTCCTCGCGATCGAGTCCGCGCGCGAGTCGCTCCTCATCATGAACCCGTACTTCCTCCCCGACGACGGCGCGATCGAGGCGCTCGGCCGCGCCACCGCGCGGGGGGTGAGGGTCCGCGTGATGACGCCGACCCTCGAAGCGACCGACAACCCGCTCGTCGTGCACGCCATGATGCGGGAGCTGCCCCGGCTGCTGGACGCTGGCCTCGAGGTCTACGGCTACGACCGGACGCTGCTCCATCAGAAGGTGCTCTCGGTCGACGGCTGCTGGTCGGTCGTCGGCTCGGTGAACTTCGACCCGCGCTCGTTCGAGATCAACGAAGAGATCGCCGCGAGCGTCTTCGATCGAGCCCTGGCGTCGAAGATCGAGGCGGCGTTCGACGCCGACGTCGCGCACTGCGTGCGGTACGGGCTCGAGCACGCGGAGAAGCGCTCCGTCGGGTCGCGGCTCGCCGATCACCTCGCCTGGGGGGTGCGTGGCCAGCTCTGA
- a CDS encoding endonuclease/exonuclease/phosphatase family protein, whose protein sequence is MASSELRVVTWNIRTGRGLDGRVDLDRVARVLAPLDAEVVALQELDVSRARTRGVDQPRWLAERLGMHATFCGAVEDADGGRYGHALLTRRAPERADVTLLPRLPLREQRGAIDVDVHTSLGPVRVLSVHLGLLELERVLQVRPLTAIARRAERPMVLLGDLNASAQMPSMRLLRRAFTDASARTPAHTWHARFPVRRLDYALIRGLRSVGSRVLSEGDAARASDHLPLAVDLRTEPP, encoded by the coding sequence GTGGCCAGCTCTGAGCTGCGGGTCGTCACCTGGAACATCCGCACCGGCCGGGGCCTCGACGGGCGCGTGGATCTGGACCGCGTCGCCCGGGTGCTGGCCCCCCTCGACGCCGAGGTCGTCGCGCTGCAGGAGCTCGACGTAAGCCGGGCGCGAACCCGAGGCGTCGACCAGCCGCGCTGGCTGGCCGAGCGCCTCGGCATGCACGCGACCTTCTGTGGCGCGGTGGAGGACGCCGATGGTGGTCGCTATGGGCATGCGCTGTTGACGAGGCGCGCGCCCGAGCGCGCCGACGTCACCCTGCTCCCCCGTTTGCCGCTGCGGGAGCAGCGCGGCGCGATCGACGTCGACGTCCACACCTCTCTCGGCCCCGTCCGCGTGCTGAGCGTGCACCTCGGCCTGCTCGAGCTGGAGCGCGTGCTCCAGGTCCGCCCGCTCACCGCCATCGCCCGCCGCGCCGAGCGCCCCATGGTGCTGCTGGGCGACCTGAACGCGAGCGCGCAGATGCCGTCGATGCGCCTGCTGCGCCGCGCCTTCACCGACGCCTCCGCCCGGACGCCCGCCCACACCTGGCACGCGCGCTTCCCGGTCCGACGCCTCGACTACGCCCTCATCCGCGGCCTGCGCAGCGTCGGCAGTCGCGTGCTGTCCGAAGGCGACGCCGCGCGCGCCTCCGATCACCTCCCGCTCGCCGTCGATCTCCGAACGGAGCCGCCCTGA
- a CDS encoding lipopolysaccharide biosynthesis protein produces the protein MGNEAESEREEARHAGRGLVWVASGKIVFIVTAYAVALSLPRLFGSEQVFGLFSVAFGAASILNNVLVASTVQTVSKLVSEDETRAGQTLRQGLLLQLFVGTALGGGLALAAPLIAEQALLDAALTPLIRIAGGVVFAYALYATLVGSLNGRRRFSHQARLDMTFSVLRTAGLLGGAALGIGALGAMGGFGLAAGGILLVGLVVVGLGKSGGEIPLKRWLVFMAPIWLYQAALNGMLQIDLQVLKRTATELALAQGMTSDPATDVADVLAGYYRAAQTFAFVPYQLILSVTFIVFPFVSRATSLGDQEATKRYIHGATRFSLLVLLAIATPIGGAASGVMRIAYPEAYLAGADALGVLVFGMVAFALFVIGATILTGGGRPGLAAILAVISLVVVLVATRLAIPLAGIDGHDALIATAAGTSLGTGVALLLVGLAVWRAFGAFIPPLTALRGLLAGGVGFAVARFVPHETGLTALGALAAGFFAYLAALVVVRELGRAELDQLKAIVQKRRGGV, from the coding sequence TTGGGCAACGAGGCCGAGAGCGAGCGCGAAGAGGCGCGTCACGCGGGGCGCGGCCTGGTCTGGGTCGCGTCCGGCAAGATCGTCTTCATCGTGACGGCCTACGCGGTCGCCCTCTCCCTCCCGCGGCTCTTCGGCTCCGAGCAGGTCTTCGGCCTGTTCTCGGTGGCCTTCGGCGCCGCCTCCATCCTCAACAACGTGCTCGTCGCCTCGACCGTGCAGACGGTGAGCAAGCTGGTGAGCGAGGACGAGACGCGCGCCGGGCAGACGCTCCGGCAGGGCCTGCTGCTGCAGCTGTTCGTTGGCACCGCGCTCGGCGGAGGTCTCGCGCTGGCCGCGCCGCTGATCGCGGAGCAGGCGCTCCTGGACGCGGCGCTCACGCCGCTGATCCGCATCGCCGGGGGTGTGGTCTTCGCCTACGCGCTCTACGCGACGCTGGTCGGGAGCCTGAACGGGCGGCGGCGCTTCTCGCACCAGGCGCGCCTCGACATGACCTTCTCGGTCCTGCGCACGGCGGGGCTGCTCGGCGGCGCCGCGCTCGGCATCGGCGCGCTGGGCGCGATGGGCGGCTTCGGGCTGGCCGCGGGCGGCATCCTCCTGGTGGGGCTGGTCGTGGTCGGGCTCGGCAAGTCGGGCGGTGAGATCCCGCTGAAGCGCTGGCTGGTCTTCATGGCGCCGATCTGGCTCTACCAGGCCGCGCTCAACGGGATGCTCCAGATCGATCTGCAGGTCCTCAAGCGCACCGCGACCGAGCTGGCGCTCGCCCAGGGCATGACGAGCGATCCGGCCACCGACGTCGCCGACGTGCTCGCGGGCTACTACCGCGCCGCGCAGACCTTCGCGTTCGTGCCGTATCAGCTGATCCTCAGCGTGACCTTCATCGTGTTCCCCTTCGTCAGCCGGGCCACCAGCCTCGGCGACCAGGAGGCGACGAAGCGCTACATCCACGGCGCGACGCGCTTCTCGCTGCTGGTGCTGCTCGCGATCGCGACGCCCATCGGTGGGGCGGCGTCGGGCGTGATGCGCATCGCCTACCCGGAGGCCTACCTCGCGGGCGCGGACGCGCTGGGCGTCCTGGTCTTCGGCATGGTCGCGTTCGCCCTCTTCGTGATCGGCGCGACCATCCTCACGGGCGGCGGCCGACCCGGGCTGGCCGCCATCCTCGCCGTCATCTCGCTCGTGGTGGTGCTGGTCGCCACCCGCTTGGCCATCCCGCTGGCCGGCATCGACGGGCACGACGCGCTGATCGCCACCGCGGCCGGCACGAGCCTCGGGACCGGCGTGGCGCTGCTCCTGGTGGGCCTCGCGGTCTGGCGCGCGTTCGGCGCGTTCATCCCTCCCCTGACCGCCCTGCGGGGCCTGCTGGCGGGCGGCGTCGGCTTCGCGGTCGCGCGCTTCGTCCCGCACGAGACGGGCCTCACGGCGCTCGGCGCGCTGGCGGCCGGGTTCTTCGCCTACCTCGCCGCGCTGGTCGTCGTCCGGGAGCTGGGCCGCGCTGAGCTCGACCAGCTGAAGGCGATCGTGCAGAAGAGACGCGGCGGCGTGTAA
- a CDS encoding potassium channel protein, with protein sequence MARGDQRDIFRGRLILAGVLLGGVLLVGGGGYYVLGEGRWNAEEIFYFTIITLSTVGFGETLPGMNDVPYARLWTIFLIIMGSGTLLYFISTLTAFIVEGDIQGAIRRNRMQKRIDHLSGHYIVCGVGSTGIHCVEELINTHTSFVVIDRDEERLLTLADKFGHQHFLYVVGDATEDEILISAGLDRAVGVISTLTDDKDNLYVTVTAYQLERKRAEAGEFRIVSKSIDPTARGKLLAAGATRVVSPSEIGGMRMVSEMVRPAVVEFLDLMLRDPEKNLRIEEVSIPDESPLIGVRLRDTAIRARTKVLVIAVKHGGDEPRYTYNPGPDLEIEHGMILIVLAETVEMNKLRDGIFDGSIGRL encoded by the coding sequence GTGGCTCGCGGCGACCAGCGCGACATCTTTCGTGGCCGCCTGATCCTCGCGGGCGTGCTGCTCGGCGGCGTCCTGCTCGTCGGGGGCGGCGGCTATTACGTGCTCGGCGAGGGCCGCTGGAACGCCGAGGAGATCTTCTACTTCACAATCATCACCCTCAGCACCGTCGGCTTCGGCGAGACCCTGCCGGGGATGAACGACGTCCCCTACGCGCGCCTGTGGACGATCTTCTTGATCATCATGGGCAGCGGGACCCTGCTCTACTTCATCTCGACCCTGACCGCCTTCATCGTCGAAGGTGACATCCAGGGCGCAATCCGGCGAAACCGCATGCAGAAGCGCATCGACCACCTCTCGGGCCACTACATCGTGTGCGGCGTCGGCAGCACCGGCATCCACTGCGTCGAAGAGCTCATCAACACCCACACCTCGTTCGTGGTGATCGATCGCGACGAGGAGCGGCTGCTGACCCTCGCCGACAAGTTCGGCCACCAGCACTTCCTCTACGTGGTCGGCGACGCGACCGAAGACGAGATCCTGATCAGCGCCGGGCTCGACCGCGCGGTGGGGGTCATCTCGACCCTGACCGACGACAAGGACAACCTCTACGTCACCGTCACCGCCTACCAGCTGGAGCGGAAGCGCGCCGAGGCGGGCGAGTTCCGCATCGTCTCGAAGTCCATCGACCCCACCGCGCGCGGCAAGCTCCTCGCGGCCGGGGCGACGCGCGTCGTCTCTCCGTCCGAGATCGGCGGCATGCGCATGGTCAGCGAGATGGTGCGCCCCGCGGTGGTCGAGTTCCTCGACCTGATGCTGCGCGACCCCGAGAAGAACCTCCGGATCGAGGAGGTCTCGATCCCGGACGAGTCGCCGCTCATCGGGGTGCGCCTGCGCGACACCGCGATCCGCGCGCGGACCAAGGTCCTGGTCATCGCCGTGAAGCACGGAGGCGACGAGCCCCGCTACACGTACAACCCGGGGCCCGACCTCGAGATCGAGCACGGGATGATCCTGATCGTGCTCGCGGAGACGGTCGAGATGAACAAGCTCCGCGACGGGATCTTCGACGGCAGCATCGGTCGCCTCTGA